Below is a genomic region from Deinococcus arcticus.
CTTCCGCAGACTCAGAGGTGACGCGCCAAAACTCTCGACGGTCACCTGGCTGCTGCACGCTACGCCGGACAAACGGCTGGCTGCTCTGAAGTACCTGTCAGCCCTGGGCGCCAAGGATCCGGTCGCTGTGGACTTGCGTCAGCAGATCGCTGGTACCTGGCTTCTTCATGACCGTATGGTTTCGTCTGCCGTGTGGGCCAAGCTGACGGAGGAGGAGCAGATTGACGTCTTAAACGTTCTGCGCCAAGCCCGTCAAATGCTCGCGCCCCCGGAAATCTCAACTGTGAACGTCGGGGCTGAGGAGGAGGACGACGATGTCGGTGACCTCCCACAGTTGCCTTCCGACGCGGTACGCCGCTTGGCTGCCTGGTGGGCCCGCGAGGGGCAAGCGTACGCGAGCCGTTACAATGCCCGGCTTTATCCGGGTGGCGTTCCGCTGGTCACGAGCAGCGACGTTGATCTGGACTCGGCCCATGACCGTCAGGCGTGGCTCTCATTGCTGCTGCTCAGCAGCCTTCAATCCATGGGCCGGGTCAAACCAGAAGCGCACCGCGGCTTCCTGACCCTGCTTCAGAGTAAAGAGTGGATTGGCACCTACAGTGACCCGTTCACAAGCGATGAGGCTTGGCTTGGCACAGTTCGGGATTTCCTAACCTCCAATCCTGAAGTGCTGAAATTCGCGCACTGGATGCGAGGTTTCGTGGGTTTCTACCAACTCGGGCGCTGGCTGCCCCAATACGTGGAGCTGATTTTGAATTTTGAACACATGCCAACCACTTCCCTGCGTACCCTGCTGGCCCCTGACGTGAATCCGCTGCTGTCTGGCAGTGGGCTGAGTGCACCGCCTCTGGGCCGCACCCTGGGTATTGGCGGGCCTTTTCTGATCCGCGAGTTGCTGCGCGCGGGCGTCCTGATCAACCCAGCCCTACAGCCCCTGGCCTATGTACCCACCCGTCGGGTCTGCCGGGTGGTTGAGCAACTCACTGGAATCACTCTGTCTGAGGAGCAACCAGAGCAGAACTCGCGTGCAATTCACGCTTACCTGATGAAGGAGCTCGGAGCCACTGGCGCCACCTTCGGAGGTCACTTTGATCTTCCCCTGCAGGCGCTTGCGGGGACTGGCCGGGATGATCAGGATGCCCGCGCACTTCAGCAACGGCTGTTTGGCCATACGCTGGCCGGGAGTCTGGCATGACCCTGCAGTCCGGCGATCAGGTCGCGCACCGAACGCTTGGGGTCGGCCGAATCATGATGCTGGCCGAAGGCACCGCAGTCGTTCGCTTCGATTCTGGCATTCAGGAAGTCCTGCTCGCAGAGTTAAGCGCCCAAACCACCGTGCTGCAGGCCTTGCGCACCGGGCAGCAGCACGCACCGCAGCAGGCGCAGCAGCGGATCCAGGCCGAGCTGATCAGTTCCCTCAACGATACCTGGGGCGTGTTCTCGCGCTCGCGCATTGCCCTGCTGCCTCATCAGCTGTGGGTGTGTAAACAGGTGCTCGACAGCTGGCCGCCCCGCTGGCTGATTGCCGATGACGTGGGGCTCGGGAAGACGGTTGAAGCGGGATTGATCCTCTGGCCGCTCCTCAGCCGGCGTCAGGTGGTTCGATTGCTGGTGATTGCGCCCGCGTCACTGACTGGCCAGTGGCAACACCGAATGAAGAAGATGTTCGATCTGAACCTCACGGTGTATGACCCCTCGCAGGACCGGGAAGACGCCCGGGAAGGCACCACCTACTGGGACATTCACAATCAGGTCATCGCGTCGCTGCAGACCCTCCGCGACAACCACAAGGGCCGGCATGAGCGTCTGCTCGCCGCTGACGCGTGGGACTTGATTCTGGTGGACGAAGCGCACCACCTCAATGTGGATGAGGCCACCGGCGCCACGCTGGGATTTGAGCTGATGGCAAAACTGCAGGATGCCGACAAAATCGGTGGGCTGCTGCTGTTCACCGCCACGCCGCACCGGGGCAAGGATTACGGTTTCCTGTCGCTGCTCGAGCTGCTTCGCCCGGATCTCTTCAAAGCCAATGAGGAAATGGCCAGCCAGCTCGAGCACCTTTCGAAAGTTGTGATCCGCAACAACAAACAGACGGTGACAGACCTTCATGGGCAACGGCTGTTTCAGGCGCCGGTGGTTACCAGCGAGGAATACACCTATTCACCTGAAGAAGCGACCTTCTACGAGCGGCTGACGGACTTTATTACCACGGGTCAGGCCTACGCTGCGTCGCTGGGCAACACTGCAAACAGCCAGGCTGTGATGCTGGTGCTGATCGCACTGCAGAAGCTGGCCTCCAGTTCCGTCGCTGCCATTCGCCGCGCGCTGCGCAGCCGCGCAGCGCGGCTCAAGGGCGAGATCAGTAGAGCGGACGCCCAGACACGCGAGCTCACGGCCTTACAGGAGGCCGGAGACATAGAGGGAGCCAACGCCCTTGAAGAACTTGTGGGCTTCTGGAGCGGCGGTCTGCAACTGATGACCGACGAGAAGGAGCGGCTTGAGGAACTGCTGGAGCTTGCCGACCAGGTCGTTGAAGAAACGAAGATCCGGGCGATCATGACGGCCCTGAATGGGCGCTTCGCCGACCGGTCCGT
It encodes:
- a CDS encoding DEAD/DEAH box helicase, whose protein sequence is MTLQSGDQVAHRTLGVGRIMMLAEGTAVVRFDSGIQEVLLAELSAQTTVLQALRTGQQHAPQQAQQRIQAELISSLNDTWGVFSRSRIALLPHQLWVCKQVLDSWPPRWLIADDVGLGKTVEAGLILWPLLSRRQVVRLLVIAPASLTGQWQHRMKKMFDLNLTVYDPSQDREDAREGTTYWDIHNQVIASLQTLRDNHKGRHERLLAADAWDLILVDEAHHLNVDEATGATLGFELMAKLQDADKIGGLLLFTATPHRGKDYGFLSLLELLRPDLFKANEEMASQLEHLSKVVIRNNKQTVTDLHGQRLFQAPVVTSEEYTYSPEEATFYERLTDFITTGQAYAASLGNTANSQAVMLVLIALQKLASSSVAAIRRALRSRAARLKGEISRADAQTRELTALQEAGDIEGANALEELVGFWSGGLQLMTDEKERLEELLELADQVVEETKIRAIMTALNGRFADRSVLFFTEYKATQSLLLEALTQTYGEQSVTFINGDDRADDVLGASLHTTRDRAATEFNEGKRRFLVSTEAAGEGIDLQQSCHTLIHVDLPWNPMRLHQRVGRLNRYGQTRQVEVLSFRNPGTVEARIWDKLNTKIDSIMKAFAHVMHEPEDLLQLVLGMTSPQVFQNAFSGAARQGNNLDEWFDRTTSQFGGRDVLNTVQELIGHSTSFDYQQVSDVIPRVDLPDLIPFFRQALRLNQRLVDEQDDLLSFKTPEAWLGEVGILRNYRELGFNRALKGKDVAGVGHKVVDRAVAQARKYPANVAVAEWAGLSAPLYVFRIADRVTNTPGARRTLVGRLMGEQPTWLRDWELLQLLNGLKAGADGVPAPGLMTALADMLEDETRALEAKLPELNLDYAAPLIEPYAVFAPQLK